Below is a genomic region from Neorhizobium galegae.
GGCCCGGCTTGACGCATTCGGTGCGGCGGACCTGGTCGGCTTCGTTTTCGCCGCCGTCGAGGCCGATGCGCAGAACCGGTGCGCTCTGGGCGTGGGCCTGGCCGGCAACGGCTGCGATGGCGATCGTCGCCATCAGGATCTTGCGGAATGCAGACATGGAAGTCTCCTTTGGTGATTGGGGTGGTCAACCCGGAAAGGGCGTCAGTCTTCCGGCCGCGGGTCGCAGCCGGAAACGGGTCAGCGCATGGCGGCGGTTTCGGCCACCATGCCGGATGTGTCGATCGCGACCGCAGCCTCGCCGCGGCGGGCAGGGGCAAGGCTGGTCGATGTCATGGTCTCGTCGATCCCGGCGCCATCCCTGTCGGAGCCGTAGATTTCGCGCACCGCACCGGCGTTGAGCTCCTGCGGCGGGCCGTCGAAGACGACGCGGCCGCCCGCCATGCCGATGATACGCTCGCAATAGCTGCGGGCCGTATCGAGCGTGTGCAGATTGGTGATGACCGTGATGCCTTCGCGCTCGTTGATGTCGCGCAGCGCATCCATGACGATCTTGGCGTTGAGCGGATCGAGCGAGGCGATAGGCTCGTCGGCCAGCATCATTTTCGGTGCCTGCACCAGCGCCCGGGCGATCGCCACGCGCTGCTGCTGGCCGCCGGAGAGTGTTCCTGCAGCCTGCAGCGCAGTCTGTTCGATGCCGAGCCGCTCAAGCGCCGCCATCGCCATGACGCGCTCGTCGCGGCTGAAGATTTTCAGGAGGCTCATCGTCGTCGAACGGTGGTTGAGACGGCCGAGCAGCACGTTGGTCATCACGTCGAGACGCGGGACCAGGTTGAACTGCTGGAAGATCATCGCGCAGTCGCGCTGCCAGTTGCGCAACGCCCGGCCCTTGAGGGAAGAGACCTCGGTGCCGTTGAAGTAGATGGAGCCGGAGCTCGGCTCCTGCAGGCGGTTGATCAT
It encodes:
- the phnC gene encoding phosphonate ABC transporter ATP-binding protein, which produces MKFELRDITRRFGDRIAVSAVNVEIPQGQMVGIIGRSGAGKSTLLRMINRLQEPSSGSIYFNGTEVSSLKGRALRNWQRDCAMIFQQFNLVPRLDVMTNVLLGRLNHRSTTMSLLKIFSRDERVMAMAALERLGIEQTALQAAGTLSGGQQQRVAIARALVQAPKMMLADEPIASLDPLNAKIVMDALRDINEREGITVITNLHTLDTARSYCERIIGMAGGRVVFDGPPQELNAGAVREIYGSDRDGAGIDETMTSTSLAPARRGEAAVAIDTSGMVAETAAMR